The bacterium genome has a window encoding:
- a CDS encoding O-acetylhomoserine aminocarboxypropyltransferase/cysteine synthase, which translates to MSSNGFRTDTVALHGGQEPDGTTLARAVPIYQTTSYLFKDSEHAANLFALKEFGNIYTRIMNPTTDVFEQRLTQLDGGVGALGVASGQSAITLAVLNLAGSGDEIVSATSLYGGTYNLFKYTFAKLGITVRFVDPSDPENFRKAINERTRAVFLESIGNPKLDVPDFEAIAKVAHEKKLPVILDNTVSPLLFRPFDHGIDIIVYSATKFIGGHGTSIGGAIVDSGNFDWTSGRFSEFTEPDPSYHGLVYSEALGNLAYIIKARVQLLRDIGPALSPFNSFLFIQGLETLPLRIRKHSDNALEIARRLKTHPDVTWVTYPGLEDHPTYDNARKYLPQGFGAIVGFGVRGGKEAGITFIDSLKLLSHLANIGDAKSLVIHPASTTHQQLSPEERLTTGVTEDYIRVSVGIEDVEDIWEDIENALKAASKEVRHDTQTSLTETAAR; encoded by the coding sequence ATGTCCAGCAACGGATTTAGAACCGATACTGTCGCACTGCATGGAGGCCAGGAGCCCGATGGAACCACTCTCGCCAGGGCTGTCCCCATCTATCAGACCACTTCCTACCTATTCAAGGATTCCGAACACGCCGCGAACCTTTTCGCCCTCAAGGAGTTCGGCAACATCTACACAAGGATCATGAACCCCACAACTGACGTATTCGAACAGCGCCTCACTCAGCTTGACGGCGGTGTGGGAGCCCTGGGCGTCGCGTCCGGCCAGTCAGCCATCACCCTTGCCGTTCTCAACCTTGCCGGGAGCGGGGACGAGATTGTATCGGCCACGAGCCTGTACGGGGGAACCTACAACCTGTTCAAATATACCTTTGCAAAGCTGGGGATAACGGTTCGCTTTGTGGACCCATCCGATCCCGAGAACTTCCGAAAAGCTATTAACGAGCGGACCCGTGCCGTGTTTCTGGAGAGCATCGGGAACCCCAAACTTGACGTCCCTGATTTCGAGGCCATCGCAAAGGTAGCCCACGAGAAAAAGCTTCCGGTTATCCTCGACAACACGGTAAGCCCGTTACTTTTCAGGCCTTTCGACCACGGGATCGACATCATCGTTTATTCCGCCACCAAGTTCATTGGCGGACATGGGACCTCCATCGGGGGGGCCATCGTGGACTCGGGTAATTTCGACTGGACCTCGGGACGGTTTTCCGAGTTCACCGAACCGGACCCCAGCTACCACGGCCTGGTTTACAGCGAAGCGCTGGGGAACCTGGCCTACATTATCAAGGCCAGGGTCCAGCTCTTGAGGGACATCGGACCGGCACTCAGCCCCTTTAACTCCTTTCTCTTCATTCAGGGGCTGGAAACGCTGCCCCTGAGGATCCGAAAGCACAGCGACAACGCCCTTGAAATCGCCAGGAGACTGAAGACGCATCCCGATGTCACATGGGTGACCTACCCTGGGTTGGAGGATCACCCGACCTACGATAACGCCCGAAAGTATCTGCCCCAGGGTTTCGGGGCCATTGTCGGGTTCGGGGTCAGGGGAGGCAAGGAGGCAGGGATCACATTTATCGACAGCCTCAAACTCCTGTCCCACCTTGCCAACATTGGCGATGCCAAGAGCCTTGTGATCCATCCGGCCTCTACGACCCACCAACAGCTCTCACCCGAGGAGCGGCTCACCACAGGGGTGACGGAGGACTATATTCGGGTTTCCGTAGGGATCGAGGATGTGGAGGACATCTGGGAGGATATCGAAAATGCCCTTAAAGCCGCAAGCAAGGAGGTCAGGCATGACACACAAACAAGCCTCACCGAAACTGCAGCCCGGTAG
- a CDS encoding histidine kinase dimerization/phospho-acceptor domain-containing protein, producing the protein MGIAGSPTRNELDGLLKVSMALASSLDLENVLQAAIDGAVEILALDTGAIYLLHQDELHLRATTPHLPPEFPDEYRRAPLSDHPHLQRSLQSGETVFIQDFPLVDLTPAERGVCEARGLRTVFCVPLNSDEDPIGVFIVGTTGDTRELKTKDEDLCRTLSHQVSLAITNSRLYESVQTSYKQMEEAQLKLLENNEILARTNEELKKANKVRDIFFARMSHELRTPLTVINSYLSYILGRGFGNPTSELREILLVMKKQGKNQLTLIEDLLNIARLESGHFVIIYQEC; encoded by the coding sequence ATGGGCATCGCGGGGAGCCCCACGCGCAATGAACTGGACGGATTGCTCAAGGTGAGCATGGCACTGGCGAGTTCACTCGATCTGGAAAACGTCTTGCAGGCCGCCATCGACGGTGCTGTTGAAATACTCGCACTGGATACAGGCGCAATCTATCTTCTCCACCAGGACGAACTGCATCTCCGAGCCACGACGCCACACCTTCCACCTGAATTCCCCGACGAGTATCGTCGGGCGCCATTGAGTGACCATCCACACCTTCAGCGCAGTCTCCAGTCGGGTGAAACTGTTTTCATACAGGACTTCCCACTGGTTGACCTGACACCTGCAGAGCGCGGTGTGTGTGAGGCGCGAGGATTGAGGACCGTGTTCTGCGTTCCTCTGAACTCCGATGAAGACCCCATTGGTGTTTTTATCGTCGGGACTACGGGCGACACGCGAGAGTTAAAAACCAAAGACGAGGACTTGTGCCGAACGCTGTCGCATCAGGTTTCACTCGCGATAACGAACTCTCGCCTTTATGAATCGGTGCAGACATCATACAAGCAGATGGAGGAGGCCCAGCTCAAACTTCTCGAGAACAACGAGATTCTTGCCCGTACCAATGAGGAGCTTAAAAAAGCCAACAAGGTGAGGGATATTTTTTTTGCTCGCATGTCCCATGAACTCAGGACTCCGTTGACGGTTATTAATAGCTACCTGAGCTACATCCTGGGTCGCGGGTTCGGAAACCCCACATCTGAGTTGAGAGAAATCCTCCTTGTGATGAAGAAGCAGGGGAAGAACCAGCTGACCCTCATCGAGGACTTGCTGAACATAGCCCGCCTGGAATCAGGGCATTTCGTGATCATTTATCAGGAATGTTAA
- a CDS encoding homoserine O-acetyltransferase, with protein MTHKQASPKLQPGRAGNTALFPAGGTGGSVGQVELQIVTFDGPDHVLHLEGGGSLSPLTVAYETYGELSESRDNAILVCHALSGDAHAAGRNSDSPEEKPGWWDLLIGPGKPLDTDRYFVICPNFLGSCFGTTGPTSIDPGTGEPYGLSFPFFTITDMVEVQRWLIDHLGIKTLNAVIGGSMGGMQALQWAISYPERVRGVIPIATTSRMSAQGIALNEVGRQAILSDPKWLEGRYPKSDPPGRGLAIARMIGHITYLSEESMHQKFARRYANGNGRSFSFSKDFQVESYLHHQGDKFVRRFDANTYLYISRAMDYFDLETDHGSLEAAFSRCLSSFLVLSFTSDWLFPARQSAEIVRVLRKLGKEVSYCNIESDQGHDAFLLPGHRMGDLVTGFLDRLNEGGAP; from the coding sequence ATGACACACAAACAAGCCTCACCGAAACTGCAGCCCGGTAGGGCCGGAAACACGGCTCTCTTTCCGGCAGGCGGCACGGGTGGATCTGTTGGGCAGGTGGAACTTCAGATCGTTACCTTCGATGGGCCTGATCACGTTCTTCACCTGGAGGGGGGAGGTTCCCTCTCTCCTCTCACCGTGGCCTACGAAACATACGGAGAACTTTCCGAATCCAGAGACAACGCCATCCTGGTCTGCCACGCTCTTTCCGGGGATGCCCATGCCGCCGGCCGTAACAGCGACTCGCCAGAGGAAAAACCGGGTTGGTGGGACCTCCTCATTGGTCCGGGCAAACCCCTGGACACCGACCGTTATTTTGTCATCTGCCCCAACTTTCTGGGAAGCTGCTTCGGGACCACCGGCCCCACGAGCATTGACCCCGGAACAGGTGAACCCTACGGCCTCTCTTTTCCATTCTTCACCATCACGGATATGGTGGAGGTGCAGCGTTGGCTTATTGACCACCTGGGGATCAAGACCCTTAACGCCGTGATCGGCGGGTCCATGGGCGGAATGCAGGCACTCCAATGGGCCATCTCCTACCCTGAAAGGGTCAGAGGAGTCATTCCCATCGCCACCACTTCCCGGATGTCTGCCCAGGGCATCGCCCTTAACGAGGTGGGCAGGCAGGCGATCCTCAGCGACCCCAAATGGCTGGAAGGCCGGTACCCCAAAAGCGATCCCCCCGGGAGGGGGCTGGCCATTGCCCGCATGATCGGTCACATTACCTACCTGTCCGAGGAGTCCATGCACCAGAAGTTCGCCAGGCGTTATGCCAACGGCAACGGGCGTTCTTTCAGCTTCTCAAAAGATTTTCAGGTGGAAAGCTACCTTCACCACCAGGGGGACAAGTTCGTCCGCCGTTTCGACGCCAACACCTACCTGTATATCTCCCGGGCCATGGACTACTTCGACCTGGAAACCGACCACGGTTCCCTTGAGGCAGCCTTTTCCCGGTGTCTGTCCAGCTTTCTCGTCCTGTCCTTTACCTCGGACTGGCTTTTCCCTGCCCGGCAGTCAGCTGAGATCGTGCGCGTCCTTAGGAAACTGGGCAAGGAAGTTTCCTACTGCAACATCGAGTCGGACCAGGGGCACGACGCGTTCCTCCTTCCCGGGCACCGCATGGGCGATCTCGTTACGGGGTTCCTGGATCGGCTGAATGAAGGAGGTGCCCCATGA
- the metW gene encoding methionine biosynthesis protein MetW, giving the protein MNLLHSLARLDETDRSSLSSGVDWALTTLRDRALDDQISSIVADGERVLDLGCGKGDLLARLKKEHRIHESGIEIEGAAVSEAIARGLSVTHGDLEDSLTSMGKQSWDLIILNQVITVIRDPVSILRESLRAGVKVAVTFPNFAGLRTRSQLALRGRLPVTPALPYQWYDTPNIRLVTVKDFRTLCAQMEVKILKEAFVGRTKDGGFRPVSTWPNLRATSALFLLKSDG; this is encoded by the coding sequence ATGAACCTGCTTCACTCACTGGCGCGCCTGGACGAAACGGATCGCTCGTCCCTTTCCAGCGGTGTGGACTGGGCGTTGACAACCTTGCGGGACCGGGCCCTGGACGACCAGATATCCTCCATTGTCGCTGATGGGGAAAGGGTCCTCGACCTGGGGTGCGGAAAGGGTGACCTCCTCGCACGCCTCAAAAAGGAACACCGGATCCACGAAAGCGGTATCGAGATCGAAGGTGCGGCTGTGAGCGAGGCTATCGCCCGGGGCTTGTCGGTGACTCACGGCGACCTGGAGGACAGCTTGACCTCCATGGGCAAACAATCCTGGGATCTTATTATTTTAAACCAGGTGATCACCGTCATACGTGATCCGGTGTCTATCCTGCGCGAGTCTCTACGGGCCGGCGTGAAGGTGGCCGTAACCTTCCCCAACTTTGCCGGTTTAAGAACAAGGTCCCAGCTGGCCTTGCGAGGACGCCTCCCGGTCACACCCGCCCTTCCCTACCAGTGGTACGACACGCCGAACATCAGGCTGGTCACGGTGAAGGATTTCAGAACCCTCTGCGCTCAAATGGAGGTGAAGATCCTCAAGGAAGCTTTTGTGGGAAGGACGAAAGACGGTGGGTTCCGGCCCGTCAGCACATGGCCCAACCTGAGGGCGACATCGGCATTGTTTTTGTTAAAATCAGATGGATGA
- a CDS encoding glycerophosphodiester phosphodiesterase, protein MRTIDEIISGSEPRPVIISHRGASHYHHENTMEAFEAAVDMCAEMIEFDVRRTFDGVLVVHHDLDFAGREIKAMSINQIKEAAQTAGYSIPTLLEVLRFCADKIPVDIELKEAGYEDQVLETVLGILVPDQFIITSVNDSVIRKIKDIKPEVRTGLILSSHPRWQLITKLYPEHRALRAGADVLVVSQKLLKVGFLSTTRNLSLPVWIYTVNDRRELWRMIKEKRISGFFTDRPDVGLLLRDLHAAGQKSEPGIQDPE, encoded by the coding sequence ATGAGAACCATCGACGAAATAATATCAGGTAGTGAACCTCGCCCCGTCATTATCTCTCACCGCGGCGCGTCCCACTACCACCATGAGAACACCATGGAGGCTTTCGAGGCAGCGGTGGACATGTGCGCCGAGATGATCGAGTTCGATGTGCGGCGAACTTTTGACGGAGTCCTGGTGGTTCACCACGACCTTGATTTCGCGGGTCGCGAAATCAAGGCCATGTCAATAAACCAGATAAAAGAAGCCGCTCAAACAGCAGGATATTCCATACCCACCCTCCTGGAAGTACTGCGATTTTGCGCAGACAAAATCCCAGTGGATATCGAGCTAAAGGAGGCAGGTTACGAAGATCAGGTCCTTGAGACTGTCCTCGGGATCCTGGTTCCTGACCAGTTCATCATCACCTCTGTCAACGATTCCGTGATCCGGAAAATAAAAGATATCAAGCCGGAGGTCCGGACGGGACTCATCCTCAGCAGCCACCCCCGATGGCAGCTGATCACCAAGCTGTATCCGGAGCACAGGGCTCTCCGGGCCGGGGCGGATGTGTTGGTGGTGAGTCAAAAGTTGCTGAAAGTTGGCTTTCTGTCCACCACCCGGAACCTGAGCCTCCCGGTATGGATCTATACCGTCAACGACCGGAGAGAGCTTTGGAGGATGATCAAGGAAAAAAGGATATCAGGGTTCTTTACAGATAGGCCGGATGTAGGGCTGTTACTGCGCGATCTTCACGCGGCGGGGCAGAAGTCAGAACCTGGAATACAGGACCCAGAATAA
- a CDS encoding NAD(P)H-dependent oxidoreductase → MNILVILAHPTPGSFNHAIAETVVRTLEQLGHSGVFHDLYAEGFVPVLRSEEILDDDVNPVVGGHCEQLADADGIILIHPNWWGMPPAILKGWVDRVIRPEVAYRFEEEDSGEGVPVGILKAKAAVVFNTSNTPEKRELEVFGDPLENLWKTCIFDLCGVKKFYRRNFSVVVTSTEEERKGWLEEVGEYIGRVFPAA, encoded by the coding sequence ATGAATATACTCGTAATACTCGCCCACCCAACCCCTGGCAGCTTCAACCACGCCATCGCCGAGACGGTGGTAAGAACTCTGGAGCAGCTTGGTCACTCAGGGGTCTTTCATGACCTTTACGCCGAGGGGTTTGTCCCAGTCCTGCGGTCAGAAGAGATCCTCGATGACGATGTTAACCCTGTCGTCGGTGGGCACTGTGAGCAGCTTGCGGATGCCGACGGTATCATCCTCATCCACCCCAACTGGTGGGGCATGCCTCCGGCCATACTCAAGGGGTGGGTGGACAGGGTGATCCGCCCCGAGGTGGCCTACCGGTTTGAGGAGGAAGACAGCGGTGAGGGAGTGCCCGTGGGGATTTTGAAGGCAAAAGCCGCTGTGGTGTTTAATACCTCCAACACACCTGAAAAAAGAGAGCTTGAGGTTTTCGGTGATCCCCTGGAGAACTTGTGGAAGACCTGCATCTTCGACCTGTGCGGGGTGAAGAAGTTTTACCGCCGCAACTTCTCGGTGGTGGTGACGAGCACGGAGGAGGAGAGGAAGGGTTGGCTGGAGGAGGTGGGTGAATATATCGGCCGAGTATTTCCGGCCGCTTAG
- a CDS encoding TonB-dependent receptor, with product MRKALATVTIFAALFLCGIVHPGSALSETRTDEDIPQVVVTATRLETPADEVSGTILVISAEELEKKQARTVADVLKGLPGIDLVNQGGAGKVSSVLLRGGDTRFTLVLVDGVEVNDPSNPERTYDFAHMSTEDIERIEVLFGPQSTLYGSDAIGGVIQIITKKGTGDPHVDLSVEGGFFGTRHGSVSARGSRGRTAWSLSASKMETDGISAAAEADGNTERDGYGNVTFSGRLEQEIGSGGNLQLNIRSVDATNELDHSGGPGGDDPNYTGDARHLVLDARLALFLAEMWESTFSVSRSAHDRHDLNRPDPVRDFLMELKFEGRSEKAEWINNLYLGENSVLTVGVDSEKETGSSSYYSSEFEPYTSTLDETSATINGVFLQEQYKAVSGMTVTLGVRADDHSDFGGETTWRAGFSVPVSGATRFRAVYGTGFRAPSIDQLFNPDYGSPDLEAERSAGWDVGLETALGSKATASLAWHQTRYDNLIAWYDPDGDPYTWDGGYQNVSEAKTEGVDLSVAARAGMFSMGLNGSLLRTEDDQGEQLLRRPRTRFGAQLGFDPSERASLELAAVRVGERKEWGDVTLEEYTLVDLAASYQITDRVELTGRVQNLLDEEYEEAAGYGVPGRAAYVGIKAGM from the coding sequence ATGAGAAAGGCCCTCGCAACCGTCACTATCTTTGCCGCGCTGTTTTTGTGCGGCATCGTCCATCCCGGTAGCGCCCTGTCCGAAACCCGCACCGATGAAGATATACCCCAGGTCGTGGTCACCGCCACACGCCTGGAAACTCCCGCGGACGAGGTTTCCGGTACGATCCTCGTCATCTCAGCCGAAGAGCTGGAAAAGAAACAGGCCCGCACCGTTGCCGATGTTCTCAAGGGCCTTCCGGGGATCGACCTGGTCAACCAGGGCGGGGCCGGGAAGGTCTCCTCGGTCCTCCTGCGGGGCGGCGACACCCGGTTCACACTGGTCCTGGTGGACGGCGTCGAGGTCAACGATCCAAGCAACCCGGAACGGACCTACGATTTCGCCCACATGAGTACCGAAGATATCGAACGCATCGAGGTCCTGTTCGGGCCCCAGAGCACCCTGTACGGGTCCGACGCCATCGGGGGCGTGATCCAGATCATCACCAAAAAAGGCACGGGAGATCCCCACGTGGACCTGTCGGTGGAAGGCGGTTTTTTCGGCACCCGCCACGGCAGCGTGTCCGCCCGGGGCAGCAGAGGCCGCACGGCCTGGTCCCTTTCCGCCTCGAAGATGGAGACGGACGGGATATCGGCTGCTGCGGAAGCGGACGGCAATACCGAGAGGGACGGCTACGGGAACGTCACCTTCTCGGGCCGCCTGGAACAGGAGATAGGGTCGGGAGGCAATCTCCAGCTGAACATCCGGTCGGTGGACGCGACCAACGAACTCGATCACTCAGGGGGTCCGGGGGGGGACGATCCCAACTACACCGGAGACGCCAGGCACCTGGTCCTGGATGCGCGGCTGGCATTGTTCCTGGCCGAGATGTGGGAATCCACCTTCTCGGTATCGAGGAGCGCCCACGACCGTCACGATCTCAACAGGCCCGACCCTGTACGCGATTTCCTCATGGAACTGAAGTTCGAGGGCCGGTCTGAAAAAGCTGAATGGATCAATAACCTGTACCTTGGTGAGAACTCGGTACTGACAGTTGGAGTCGATTCCGAGAAGGAGACGGGCAGTTCGTCCTACTATTCCAGCGAGTTCGAACCCTATACTTCGACCCTGGACGAGACATCGGCCACCATCAACGGGGTCTTTCTCCAGGAACAGTACAAGGCGGTATCCGGGATGACCGTGACCCTTGGAGTCCGGGCCGACGATCACTCCGACTTCGGCGGAGAGACGACCTGGCGCGCCGGCTTCTCGGTGCCGGTCAGCGGGGCGACCCGTTTCCGGGCTGTCTATGGAACCGGCTTCAGGGCTCCGTCCATCGATCAGCTGTTCAACCCGGACTACGGGAGCCCGGACCTTGAGGCCGAAAGGAGCGCCGGCTGGGATGTGGGGCTGGAGACGGCCCTGGGCAGCAAGGCCACGGCCTCTCTGGCCTGGCACCAGACCCGGTACGACAACCTCATCGCCTGGTACGATCCCGACGGCGACCCCTACACCTGGGATGGTGGCTACCAGAACGTCTCCGAGGCGAAGACCGAGGGAGTGGATCTTTCCGTCGCCGCCCGGGCAGGGATGTTCTCCATGGGGCTGAACGGCTCCCTGCTGCGCACGGAGGACGACCAGGGAGAGCAGCTCCTTCGCAGGCCCAGGACCCGGTTCGGCGCGCAGCTGGGCTTCGATCCATCGGAAAGAGCGTCCCTGGAGCTGGCCGCCGTCCGGGTGGGTGAAAGGAAGGAGTGGGGTGACGTGACCCTGGAGGAGTACACCCTGGTGGACCTGGCCGCATCGTACCAGATTACCGACAGGGTGGAACTCACGGGCCGGGTGCAGAACCTCCTGGACGAGGAGTACGAGGAGGCCGCCGGGTACGGGGTGCCGGGAAGGGCCGCGTACGTGGGGATAAAGGCAGGAATGTAG
- a CDS encoding ATP-binding protein, which yields MSDVIKAFRPIQKEKDIEIILDLAADLPTMYWDRSKITQVIQNLLGNALKFTPHGGRVSVAVRLKGDFIEFQVSDNGIGIPKEHVEQIFDRFFQVDSSPTRQYGGSGLGLSFTREIVHAHNGMVFVESKEGVGSIFLTLLPQGEMKQEGEGH from the coding sequence GTGTCTGATGTCATAAAGGCTTTCCGGCCAATCCAGAAGGAAAAGGATATCGAGATCATCCTGGACCTGGCAGCCGATCTTCCCACCATGTATTGGGATCGATCCAAAATAACCCAGGTTATCCAGAACCTGTTAGGAAACGCTCTGAAATTTACTCCCCATGGGGGGAGGGTTAGCGTTGCCGTTCGTCTCAAGGGCGACTTCATCGAGTTCCAGGTGAGCGACAACGGCATCGGGATTCCCAAGGAGCACGTGGAGCAGATTTTCGACCGGTTTTTCCAGGTTGACAGCAGTCCAACCCGCCAATACGGCGGATCAGGGTTGGGCCTGTCCTTCACCCGGGAGATTGTACATGCTCATAATGGCATGGTGTTTGTGGAGAGCAAAGAAGGTGTGGGCTCGATCTTCCTTACCCTGTTACCGCAGGGAGAGATGAAACAGGAAGGCGAAGGGCACTGA
- a CDS encoding ferritin-like domain-containing protein yields the protein MAEAHTQKASDELLKLMNRAIALYKQIIKKCRDEDDVVTRKLFEQIFEDEESHLDMFEGWLGDL from the coding sequence ATGGCTGAAGCGCACACTCAGAAGGCGTCCGACGAACTGTTAAAACTCATGAACCGGGCCATCGCCCTGTACAAGCAGATCATCAAAAAATGCCGCGACGAGGACGATGTGGTTACGCGCAAACTGTTCGAGCAGATCTTTGAAGATGAGGAGAGCCACCTGGACATGTTCGAGGGGTGGTTAGGAGATCTGTAG